One window of the Candidatus Beckwithbacteria bacterium genome contains the following:
- the rpmB gene encoding 50S ribosomal protein L28, with translation MSKVCQNCGKTVMRGNKVARARQELTYRAPKVFKPNLHTARIMQPDGSKIKMTLCTKCLRMMKQYAAKAMAEQAAQTPKSK, from the coding sequence ATGTCTAAAGTTTGTCAAAATTGCGGAAAAACAGTCATGCGGGGCAATAAAGTAGCTCGAGCTCGTCAGGAGCTGACGTACCGTGCTCCCAAGGTTTTTAAACCCAATCTTCATACGGCTCGAATTATGCAACCTGATGGATCAAAGATTAAAATGACTTTATGTACTAAATGCTTGCGAATGATGAAACAGTATGCAGCTAAAGCCATGGCCGAACAAGCTGCTCAAACCCCAAAAAGCAAATAA